In one Achromobacter spanius genomic region, the following are encoded:
- a CDS encoding response regulator — MTKALLVEDDAKLSRLIAQFLEQHGFTVAQAYRGDHAVEAFRRHEPAITILDLMLPGRDGLQVCRDLRAFSSAPILMLTAREDDLDQILGLESGADDYVIKPVEPRVLLARIRALMRRHNQAEAQLDHLEFGPLSIDRQTRAVRLAGVEVDLTTMEFEMLWALASQAGQVLTRDDLLNAVRGIEFNGLDRSVDVCVSKLRRKLEDDPRDPTRIKTIWGKGYLFTPKAHELGDA; from the coding sequence ATGACCAAGGCCTTGTTAGTCGAAGACGATGCGAAGCTTTCGCGCTTGATTGCGCAGTTTCTGGAACAACACGGTTTCACTGTCGCCCAGGCCTATCGCGGCGATCATGCGGTGGAGGCATTTCGTCGCCACGAGCCGGCCATCACCATTCTGGACTTGATGCTGCCGGGCCGCGACGGCTTGCAGGTTTGCCGCGACCTGCGCGCCTTTTCAAGTGCGCCCATCCTGATGCTGACCGCCCGCGAAGACGATCTGGACCAGATCCTGGGGCTGGAATCCGGTGCGGACGATTATGTCATCAAGCCCGTGGAGCCGCGCGTGCTGCTCGCGCGGATTCGCGCGCTGATGCGCCGGCACAACCAGGCCGAGGCGCAGCTGGATCACCTGGAATTCGGGCCGCTGTCCATCGACCGCCAGACGCGCGCGGTAAGACTCGCGGGCGTCGAAGTGGACCTGACCACCATGGAATTTGAGATGTTGTGGGCGTTGGCCAGCCAGGCCGGCCAGGTGTTGACGCGCGACGATTTGCTTAACGCGGTGCGCGGCATTGAGTTCAACGGCCTGGATCGCAGCGTGGACGTGTGCGTCAGCAAGCTGCGCCGCAAGCTGGAGGATGATCCACGCGACCCCACCCGCATCAAGACCATCTGGGGCAAGGGCTATTTGTTCACGCCCAAGGCGCACGAGCTGGGCGATGCTTAA
- a CDS encoding Bug family tripartite tricarboxylate transporter substrate binding protein, protein MKISRWIALLAITLSTAVHAQSWPSKPIKLIIPYAAGSGPDVATRPVAEQIGRILKQPVIVENLSSAGGIVGTRTVAKAAPDGYTFGFGNNITLAVNASFYSSLPYDPVKDFGPVGLLFDNPYILVAGKNFKPNSISELTAHIKQNPGKVNFASGTGVGSGSHLTGEMMKAVGALDITHVPYRSGSMALSDVVSGRVDVMFDNVNGVQQFINDGTLKAFAVTSPKRLATMPDVPTMAESGFPNFEAVAWGGIVAPKGTPDAIIKRMNEAIGLALKTPEVERANATMSLNPIASSPEAFAAFIASETKRWAETVKVSGARAE, encoded by the coding sequence ATGAAAATTTCCCGATGGATCGCGCTCTTGGCGATCACACTTTCTACGGCCGTGCATGCGCAATCCTGGCCGAGCAAACCCATAAAACTCATCATTCCCTATGCGGCGGGGTCTGGGCCAGACGTGGCGACGCGGCCCGTTGCCGAACAGATTGGAAGGATCCTCAAACAGCCCGTCATCGTGGAAAACCTGTCTAGCGCCGGTGGAATCGTGGGCACCCGCACGGTTGCCAAGGCGGCGCCGGATGGCTACACCTTCGGCTTTGGCAACAACATCACCCTGGCGGTCAACGCAAGCTTCTATAGCAGCCTGCCCTACGACCCGGTCAAGGATTTTGGGCCCGTCGGCTTGCTGTTCGACAACCCTTACATTCTTGTCGCGGGCAAGAACTTCAAGCCGAATTCGATCTCGGAATTGACGGCGCATATCAAGCAGAACCCCGGCAAGGTGAACTTCGCGTCGGGAACCGGGGTAGGTTCGGGTAGCCATTTGACGGGCGAAATGATGAAGGCGGTTGGCGCGCTGGATATCACCCATGTGCCGTATCGCAGCGGCTCCATGGCGCTATCGGATGTCGTCAGCGGCCGGGTCGACGTGATGTTCGATAACGTCAACGGCGTGCAGCAGTTCATCAACGACGGCACGCTGAAAGCGTTTGCGGTCACCAGTCCCAAGCGCCTGGCGACCATGCCGGATGTTCCCACGATGGCCGAATCCGGTTTCCCCAACTTTGAAGCGGTGGCTTGGGGCGGGATCGTGGCGCCCAAGGGTACGCCGGATGCGATCATCAAGCGCATGAACGAAGCGATCGGGCTTGCCCTCAAGACCCCGGAAGTCGAACGGGCGAACGCCACGATGTCGCTCAATCCGATCGCCTCAAGCCCTGAAGCATTCGCGGCATTCATTGCCTCGGAAACCAAACGGTGGGCAGAGACGGTCAAGGTTTCCGGCGCCCGGGCGGAATAG
- a CDS encoding RidA family protein, whose translation MEKSNVSSAVVEGRAQPRGKFPHVKRAGDFLFISGTSSRRADNSFVGAETDAMGVLDADIRAQTRAVIENIKAILESAGAGLKDLVELSTYLVDMGDFKGYNEVYAEYFDYDGPARTTVAVHQLPHPMLRIEIKAVAYKPL comes from the coding sequence ATGGAAAAAAGCAATGTGTCATCGGCCGTCGTCGAAGGACGAGCGCAGCCGCGCGGCAAGTTCCCCCACGTCAAGCGTGCGGGTGATTTTCTGTTCATTTCGGGCACCAGCTCCCGGCGCGCCGACAACAGCTTCGTGGGCGCCGAAACCGACGCCATGGGCGTGCTGGATGCCGATATCCGCGCGCAGACGCGGGCGGTCATCGAGAACATCAAGGCGATTCTTGAAAGCGCGGGCGCCGGCCTGAAAGACCTGGTCGAGCTTTCCACGTATCTGGTCGATATGGGCGACTTCAAGGGCTACAACGAGGTCTATGCCGAGTATTTCGACTACGACGGCCCCGCCCGAACCACCGTGGCGGTGCACCAACTGCCGCATCCGATGCTGCGCATCGAAATCAAGGCAGTGGCCTACAAGCCACTGTAG
- a CDS encoding tRNA U-34 5-methylaminomethyl-2-thiouridine biosynthesis protein, translated as MSIVSAFLVPGSPLPQLRPDVAPWGRLRDALAHAGKSLAESKPDCVLVYSTQWFAVLDQLWITRARSTGLHVDENWHEFGEQPFDIYSDSALAHRCVQACNEAGIKTRGVDYDQFPIDTGTITATTLMNFGSASLPVVIAANNLYHSAEQTEQLGAIAASALQDKRVAVVGIGGLSNSMFRDNIDLQEDHILSEADDTWNRRLLALMESGDVEALRASLPDYARQAHPDMGLKQFHWLLGAMGGNFKQAIVHEYAPLYGSGGAVVEFKLQ; from the coding sequence ATGAGCATCGTGTCCGCGTTTCTTGTTCCCGGCAGCCCGCTGCCGCAGTTGCGTCCCGACGTGGCGCCGTGGGGCCGCCTGCGAGACGCCTTGGCGCATGCCGGCAAATCGCTGGCCGAGTCCAAGCCTGATTGCGTGCTGGTCTATTCCACGCAATGGTTCGCCGTGCTGGACCAGTTGTGGATCACGCGGGCGCGCAGCACCGGACTGCATGTGGATGAAAACTGGCATGAGTTTGGCGAGCAGCCATTCGACATTTATTCGGATTCGGCCCTGGCGCATCGCTGCGTTCAAGCTTGCAACGAAGCGGGCATCAAGACGCGAGGCGTCGATTACGACCAGTTCCCGATCGACACGGGCACGATTACGGCGACCACCTTGATGAACTTCGGCTCCGCGTCGCTGCCGGTCGTCATCGCGGCAAACAATCTTTATCACAGCGCCGAGCAGACCGAGCAGTTGGGCGCCATCGCCGCATCCGCCTTGCAAGACAAGCGCGTTGCGGTGGTCGGAATCGGCGGCCTGTCCAACAGCATGTTCCGCGACAACATTGATCTTCAGGAAGATCACATTCTTTCGGAAGCCGACGACACGTGGAACCGGCGCTTGCTGGCCCTGATGGAAAGCGGCGATGTCGAAGCGTTGCGCGCAAGCCTGCCCGACTATGCCAGGCAAGCGCATCCGGACATGGGGCTGAAGCAATTCCATTGGCTGCTTGGCGCGATGGGTGGGAATTTCAAGCAGGCAATCGTGCATGAGTATGCACCGCTGTACGGCAGCGGCGGTGCTGTCGTGGAGTTCAAGCTCCAGTAG
- a CDS encoding ATP-binding protein, producing the protein MLKFVLRIFVVLAIGFVLSNEAVDRAANYFFEPETANYTREAVRGQLHSLKQELANVPPEARRDYVRNTLAPHYGLVLQVLDPADYRAADFALTDEERRTIDSGGFFLRDNLMSFVAAIPGPGAQWLLVKMPPEPLVGTWVIVGIYVALGLLLCGFMLLWALPIWRDLEALKTAAQHMGQGDLQARVRLSRFSSIRGLGDTFNQMSDRISALISNQRDLTNAVSHELRTPISRLSFELDMIDREPDPEARSRLVEEMKSDVAELDSMASELLMYARLEHKSDNVALQALDARGWVDAVVQHAAFEAGLLGVQCTVTQCDVDEVRLHSRYMTRALLNLLQNAIRHAGGQVQVGLTRPAPRQYVLTVDDDGPGVPPADRERIFEPFIRLDESRARDTGGTGLGLAIVSRVARWHNGTALVADSPLGGARFVISWNAA; encoded by the coding sequence ATGCTTAAGTTCGTCCTGCGGATCTTCGTGGTCCTGGCGATTGGGTTTGTGTTGTCAAACGAAGCGGTGGATCGGGCCGCGAATTACTTCTTCGAGCCCGAGACCGCGAACTACACGCGCGAGGCGGTGCGCGGCCAGTTACACAGCCTGAAGCAGGAATTGGCCAACGTGCCGCCCGAGGCGCGCCGCGATTATGTGCGCAACACGCTGGCGCCGCATTACGGCTTGGTCTTGCAGGTGCTGGACCCCGCTGACTACCGCGCGGCGGACTTCGCGCTGACCGACGAGGAGCGGCGCACGATCGACTCGGGCGGCTTCTTCCTGCGTGACAATCTGATGAGCTTCGTTGCCGCCATTCCGGGGCCGGGCGCGCAATGGTTGCTGGTCAAGATGCCTCCGGAGCCGCTGGTCGGCACCTGGGTAATCGTTGGCATCTACGTCGCGTTGGGCTTGCTGTTGTGCGGCTTCATGCTGCTGTGGGCGCTGCCGATCTGGCGCGACCTGGAAGCGCTGAAGACCGCCGCGCAGCACATGGGGCAGGGCGACTTGCAAGCGCGCGTGCGGCTGTCGCGTTTTTCCAGCATCCGTGGGCTGGGCGACACGTTCAACCAGATGTCCGATCGCATCAGCGCGCTGATCAGCAATCAGCGCGACCTGACCAATGCGGTGTCGCACGAACTGCGCACGCCCATTTCCCGGCTGTCGTTCGAGCTGGACATGATCGACCGCGAACCCGACCCCGAGGCGCGCAGCCGCCTGGTTGAGGAAATGAAAAGCGATGTGGCCGAACTGGACAGCATGGCGTCGGAATTGCTGATGTACGCGCGCCTGGAACACAAGAGCGACAACGTTGCGCTTCAGGCGCTGGATGCGCGTGGCTGGGTTGATGCCGTCGTCCAGCACGCGGCGTTCGAGGCCGGGCTGCTGGGCGTGCAGTGCACGGTGACGCAATGCGATGTGGACGAGGTTCGCTTGCACTCGCGCTACATGACGCGCGCCTTGCTCAACCTGCTGCAGAACGCAATCCGGCACGCGGGCGGGCAGGTTCAGGTTGGGTTAACCCGCCCGGCGCCACGGCAGTACGTGCTGACGGTGGACGACGACGGGCCAGGCGTGCCGCCCGCCGATCGTGAACGCATCTTCGAGCCCTTTATCCGCCTGGATGAAAGCCGGGCGCGCGACACGGGCGGCACCGGCCTGGGGCTGGCTATCGTCAGCCGCGTGGCGCGGTGGCACAACGGCACGGCGCTGGTGGCCGACAGCCCGCTGGGCGGCGCCCGCTTCGTGATCAGCTGGAACGCGGCCTGA
- a CDS encoding MarR family winged helix-turn-helix transcriptional regulator, translating to MARSPSSKPTPSKSAPSPVSSSPAAAEVDALLRNFRLEDVPSHLLRRAHFKAEEIFATTFSGEGVTPRQKAALVLLYQEPGLSQNSLSERLAMDRNTVAEMVRRMHGGGLIERRPSPTDARAYQLYVAPAGLDLLCRVMPRDVVVEDQLLARLPEEYRGLFVKCLRLIAEYDNEADAPKPD from the coding sequence ATGGCCCGTTCACCGTCCTCCAAGCCCACCCCATCCAAGTCCGCCCCCTCCCCGGTTTCGTCCTCACCCGCCGCGGCGGAAGTCGACGCCCTGCTGCGGAATTTCCGGCTTGAAGATGTGCCGTCGCATCTCTTGCGGCGCGCGCACTTCAAGGCCGAGGAGATCTTCGCCACCACCTTTTCGGGCGAAGGGGTAACGCCCAGGCAGAAAGCCGCCTTGGTCCTGCTTTATCAAGAGCCGGGGCTTAGCCAGAACTCCTTGTCGGAACGCCTGGCGATGGACCGCAACACGGTCGCCGAGATGGTAAGACGCATGCATGGCGGCGGGCTGATAGAACGCCGACCGTCTCCAACGGATGCCCGCGCCTACCAGCTTTACGTGGCGCCGGCCGGGCTGGACCTGCTATGCAGAGTGATGCCGCGTGATGTGGTGGTGGAAGACCAGCTGCTGGCTCGCCTGCCCGAGGAATACCGAGGCCTGTTCGTCAAATGCCTGCGCCTGATCGCCGAGTACGACAATGAGGCGGACGCGCCCAAACCTGATTGA
- a CDS encoding serine hydrolase domain-containing protein codes for MFSLSRLVAIGSLLLAAGGCQSLPPAAPATIAKDDYATVLAYLALRIPHDMDAAKVPGVSIAIVDDQRIVWSTGFGYADASRHRLATRDTLYRVGAISKLVTAAAVLRAADDGRLLLDAPAGDALPDWHVEPRRNAMQWMGSEPYTARNLLSLHPATLEDTMGRARADMAYALLGDMVAHVAHEPFDTYVRRTILQPLNMPRAGFQPHARMLEQRASGYRRGQPWKEAAQPNQAADGLWMSASEMARFSSMLFAGGKYGDKDGDRYNGKRVLTERSARMLLGLETVAGGGLDLDCRFAVSWLAAPCGDDLVSAASVREHSGATEAFHARWVLAPREKLAVLVMSNADSGESLVASVSTMTMRMMRQAKYGR; via the coding sequence ATGTTCTCGTTAAGTCGCTTGGTTGCCATCGGATCGTTGTTGCTAGCCGCGGGCGGTTGCCAGAGTCTGCCCCCCGCCGCGCCGGCAACCATCGCCAAGGACGATTACGCGACGGTGTTGGCATACCTGGCCCTGCGTATCCCCCACGACATGGACGCGGCCAAGGTGCCCGGCGTGTCGATCGCCATCGTGGATGATCAGCGCATCGTCTGGAGCACGGGCTTTGGCTATGCGGATGCGTCGCGGCATCGACTCGCCACCCGCGACACGCTGTATCGCGTGGGCGCCATCAGCAAGCTTGTCACGGCGGCCGCCGTGCTGCGCGCCGCCGACGATGGCCGGCTATTGCTGGACGCGCCTGCCGGAGACGCCTTGCCGGACTGGCACGTGGAACCCCGCCGTAACGCCATGCAGTGGATGGGCTCGGAACCCTATACCGCCCGTAATCTGCTGAGCCTGCATCCGGCCACGCTGGAAGACACGATGGGCCGCGCCCGCGCCGATATGGCGTACGCGCTGCTGGGCGACATGGTGGCGCATGTGGCGCACGAACCCTTCGATACCTACGTGCGCCGCACGATTCTTCAACCCTTGAATATGCCGCGCGCGGGGTTTCAGCCACACGCGCGCATGCTGGAACAGCGCGCGTCCGGCTATCGGCGTGGTCAGCCCTGGAAGGAAGCGGCGCAGCCCAACCAGGCGGCGGACGGGCTGTGGATGAGCGCATCCGAGATGGCGCGCTTTTCCAGCATGTTGTTTGCGGGTGGCAAATACGGCGACAAGGACGGCGACAGATACAACGGCAAGCGGGTGCTGACCGAAAGGTCCGCGCGGATGCTGCTCGGCCTGGAAACCGTGGCGGGTGGCGGCCTGGATCTGGATTGCCGCTTTGCCGTGTCGTGGCTGGCCGCGCCTTGCGGCGACGACCTGGTAAGCGCCGCGTCAGTACGGGAACACAGCGGGGCGACGGAAGCTTTCCATGCCCGATGGGTGCTTGCCCCACGGGAAAAGCTGGCCGTGCTGGTCATGAGCAACGCGGATTCCGGCGAATCGCTGGTTGCCTCGGTATCGACGATGACAATGCGCATGATGCGTCAGGCCAAGTACGGCAGGTAG
- a CDS encoding MFS transporter has protein sequence MSQPNSFNLRQIAVPAFGPSLLYGISNGAILPVIALTARDQGASVAAAGLIAALIGIGSLLCNIPSALITERFGEKRAMAGAALLSVVGLALVITVPTLWVLALAMLMQGCAQSVFQLARQSYMIEVVPLAYRARALSTLGGTTRIGTFIGPFAGAALIHFVGLEGAYWIAICAMFGAGFIAIKAPDIEPVGNTGPGAPRARIGEVARDHRGVYATLGVGVMLISALRASRQVVIPLWADHLGLDAATTSLVYGLVAAVDMSVFYPAGKVMDQRGRLWVALPCTLLMGLSLMAIPLTSGVTSFILVSALLGFGNGIGSGIVMTLGADAAPPGARTQFLGIWRFMADLGTSGGPVALSVLTALVSLGGASFGVGTLGLVAAGVFWRWLPRRGRA, from the coding sequence ATGTCGCAACCTAATTCGTTCAATCTCAGGCAGATCGCCGTGCCGGCGTTCGGCCCGTCGCTGCTCTATGGCATCAGCAACGGCGCCATCCTCCCCGTCATCGCGCTCACCGCGCGTGACCAAGGCGCCTCGGTAGCCGCCGCCGGACTGATCGCCGCCCTGATCGGGATCGGGTCGCTGCTCTGCAATATTCCGTCCGCGCTGATCACCGAGCGCTTTGGCGAAAAACGCGCCATGGCCGGCGCCGCCCTGTTAAGCGTGGTCGGCCTGGCTCTCGTCATCACCGTCCCCACGCTCTGGGTGCTGGCGCTGGCCATGCTGATGCAGGGCTGCGCGCAGTCGGTCTTCCAACTGGCGCGCCAAAGCTACATGATCGAGGTCGTGCCGCTGGCGTACCGGGCGCGCGCCCTGTCCACGCTGGGCGGCACCACGCGCATCGGCACCTTCATCGGCCCCTTCGCGGGTGCGGCGCTCATCCATTTCGTGGGGCTTGAAGGCGCTTACTGGATTGCCATCTGCGCCATGTTCGGCGCGGGGTTCATCGCCATCAAGGCGCCCGACATCGAACCCGTGGGTAACACAGGCCCGGGTGCCCCACGCGCCCGCATAGGCGAAGTCGCGCGCGACCATCGCGGCGTGTACGCCACGCTGGGCGTGGGCGTGATGCTGATCAGCGCGCTGCGCGCATCACGCCAGGTGGTGATTCCGCTGTGGGCGGACCATCTAGGCCTGGACGCCGCCACCACGTCACTCGTCTACGGGCTCGTCGCCGCGGTCGATATGTCGGTGTTCTATCCGGCGGGCAAGGTCATGGACCAGCGCGGCCGCCTGTGGGTGGCGCTGCCGTGCACGCTGCTGATGGGGCTGAGCCTGATGGCCATCCCGCTGACCAGCGGCGTAACGAGCTTCATCCTGGTGTCGGCGCTGCTGGGCTTTGGCAACGGCATCGGCTCCGGCATCGTGATGACGCTGGGCGCCGACGCCGCGCCCCCAGGCGCACGCACGCAGTTCCTGGGCATCTGGCGCTTCATGGCCGACCTGGGCACAAGCGGCGGGCCGGTGGCGCTATCGGTACTGACCGCCCTGGTGTCGCTAGGCGGCGCATCGTTTGGGGTTGGTACCTTGGGCCTGGTCGCGGCGGGCGTGTTCTGGCGCTGGCTGCCTCGGCGCGGGCGGGCTTGA
- a CDS encoding 2-hydroxymuconic semialdehyde dehydrogenase: MFKQYRNFINGRFVDSEKRFAGINPATGVRFADVHEASKEMVDAAITAGHRAVRGWGATSVADRADMLYRIADEIDRRADDFLEAEVSDTGKPVSLASKLDIPRGAANFRIFADILKTAPLETFRTELADGAHAINYAVRKPLGVVGIISPWNLPLLLFSWKVAPALACGNAVVAKPSEETPGTATLLAEVMQSVGLPDGVFNLVHGFGPNSAGEFITKHPDISAITFTGESKTGTAIMHAAADGVKPVSFELGGKNAAIIFADCDFEKTVEGMTRAAFLNSGQVCLCSERIFVERPIYDRFVAALAERAKRIKLGDPTDAATDMGPVISAAHRDKVLSYYALAREEGAQFIVGGGTPSFGNALDGGFWVEPTLIAGLADDARCVSEEIFGPIGHITPFDSEAEVIRRANATPYGLAATIWTSNVNKAHRVAQSMNVGIAWVNAWFLRDLRTPFGGSGLSGIGREGGLHSLNFYSELTNVCIHVDAPDAVTD, from the coding sequence GTGTTCAAGCAGTACAGAAATTTCATCAATGGTCGGTTCGTCGACAGCGAAAAGCGGTTTGCCGGCATCAACCCGGCAACGGGCGTTCGCTTTGCCGACGTGCACGAGGCCAGCAAGGAAATGGTCGACGCGGCGATCACCGCGGGCCACCGAGCGGTGCGCGGCTGGGGCGCCACGTCGGTTGCCGACCGGGCCGACATGCTCTACCGCATCGCCGACGAAATCGATCGGCGTGCGGATGACTTCCTGGAAGCAGAGGTCAGCGATACGGGCAAACCGGTATCCCTGGCGTCCAAGCTGGATATCCCGCGCGGCGCGGCAAACTTTCGCATCTTTGCGGACATTCTGAAGACGGCCCCGCTGGAAACGTTTCGCACCGAGCTGGCTGACGGCGCCCACGCCATCAACTACGCCGTCAGAAAGCCCTTGGGCGTGGTCGGCATCATTTCGCCATGGAACCTGCCGCTGCTTCTGTTCAGTTGGAAAGTCGCGCCCGCGCTTGCGTGCGGCAACGCGGTGGTGGCCAAACCATCGGAAGAAACGCCAGGCACCGCCACGCTGCTTGCCGAGGTGATGCAGTCCGTGGGGTTGCCGGACGGCGTGTTCAATCTGGTGCACGGCTTTGGCCCGAATTCGGCTGGGGAATTCATTACCAAGCATCCGGACATCAGCGCCATCACCTTTACCGGCGAATCAAAGACGGGCACGGCCATCATGCACGCCGCCGCCGACGGCGTGAAGCCGGTGTCGTTCGAGCTGGGCGGAAAGAACGCGGCCATCATCTTTGCCGACTGCGATTTCGAGAAAACCGTGGAAGGAATGACGCGCGCGGCGTTCCTGAACAGCGGCCAGGTGTGCTTGTGCTCGGAACGCATTTTTGTTGAGCGCCCCATCTACGACCGCTTCGTGGCCGCGCTGGCTGAACGCGCAAAGCGCATCAAGCTAGGCGATCCCACCGATGCGGCTACAGACATGGGGCCCGTGATTTCGGCGGCGCATCGCGACAAGGTGCTTAGCTACTACGCGCTGGCGCGAGAAGAGGGGGCGCAGTTCATCGTGGGCGGCGGCACGCCCAGCTTTGGCAATGCGCTGGATGGCGGCTTTTGGGTTGAACCCACCTTGATCGCCGGCTTGGCCGATGACGCGCGCTGCGTGTCGGAAGAAATATTCGGCCCCATCGGCCACATCACGCCCTTTGACTCTGAAGCGGAAGTCATCCGCCGCGCCAATGCCACGCCGTATGGCCTGGCGGCGACGATCTGGACCAGCAACGTGAACAAGGCGCACCGTGTTGCGCAGTCCATGAACGTTGGCATTGCCTGGGTCAACGCCTGGTTTCTACGCGATCTGCGCACGCCGTTTGGCGGTAGCGGCCTGTCTGGTATCGGCCGCGAGGGCGGGCTGCACTCGCTGAACTTCTACTCCGAACTCACCAACGTTTGCATCCACGTGGATGCGCCGGACGCCGTCACTGACTGA
- a CDS encoding alpha/beta hydrolase — protein sequence MSFTDLSPQPPLYPPEAEDYARSALALSAAAVLRCERVADIQYGDTDAHRLDVYPSRNAHGQPGPVLVFAHGGAWTNGYKEWVALMAPALVAAGITFVSVSYRLAPGYKWQALLDDCLSAISWVYRNIHEYGGDPSRIALGGHSAGGHLMTLAALSADGLTRHGIPASSIVACFPLCAPLDIRYPDRLADSGEERTHQILLHDASEAALASPVCLLNEDAPLMLLAYAKEDLPRIIKGNQTMQAELRRLQRPCETMVLPGDHFSPALAAGDAEYPWTNRLIQILRG from the coding sequence ATGAGCTTCACCGATCTATCTCCCCAACCTCCCTTGTATCCCCCAGAGGCCGAAGACTACGCGCGGTCGGCCCTGGCGCTGTCAGCTGCCGCCGTCCTGCGCTGTGAACGTGTCGCCGACATTCAATACGGCGATACGGACGCGCACCGACTCGACGTGTACCCCAGCAGAAACGCGCACGGACAACCCGGCCCAGTGCTGGTCTTCGCGCATGGCGGCGCGTGGACGAATGGCTACAAGGAGTGGGTGGCGTTGATGGCCCCGGCATTGGTCGCCGCCGGCATTACGTTTGTCTCGGTCTCGTATCGGCTTGCGCCTGGCTACAAATGGCAGGCGCTTCTGGATGATTGCCTGTCAGCAATCTCGTGGGTGTATCGGAACATTCACGAGTACGGCGGCGACCCCAGCCGCATTGCGCTTGGCGGGCATTCGGCGGGCGGCCACTTGATGACGCTTGCCGCGTTAAGCGCCGACGGTCTGACGCGCCACGGCATCCCGGCATCGTCGATAGTCGCGTGCTTTCCGCTGTGTGCGCCGCTTGATATTCGGTATCCCGATCGGCTTGCCGATAGTGGGGAAGAACGTACGCATCAAATTCTTCTACACGACGCGTCGGAAGCGGCGTTGGCAAGTCCGGTTTGTCTGTTGAATGAAGACGCGCCCTTGATGTTGCTGGCCTATGCCAAGGAAGACTTGCCACGCATCATCAAGGGCAACCAAACCATGCAGGCCGAGCTGCGCCGGTTGCAACGGCCCTGCGAAACCATGGTGCTGCCGGGAGATCATTTTTCGCCGGCGCTTGCGGCGGGGGACGCGGAATATCCCTGGACGAATCGCCTGATTCAAATTTTGCGCGGATGA
- a CDS encoding tRNA U-34 5-methylaminomethyl-2-thiouridine biosynthesis protein gives MSEGMILSGFLAPHPPHLVYGENPPQNEPRSEGGWEPLRWAYEQARESIERMKPDVLLVHSPHWITQVGHHFLGVPRLAGRSVDPIFPNIFRYDFGMDVDVELAEACCAEAANLGLVSKMMRNPKFRPDYGTITTLHMIRPQWDIPVVGISANNTPYFLNTKEGQGEMDLLGRATREAIRKTGRRAVLLASNTLSHWHFHEEPELPEDMTKEHPERYDGYKWDVRMINLMRQGRMQETFQLLPQFIDEAFAEVKSGAFTWMHAAMGYPELAGRLHGYGTVIGTGNAVIEWNLQEAGLSSLKPATQPA, from the coding sequence ATGAGCGAAGGAATGATTCTTTCCGGCTTCCTGGCGCCGCATCCCCCGCACCTGGTCTACGGCGAAAACCCGCCTCAGAACGAACCTCGGTCGGAAGGCGGCTGGGAACCGCTGCGCTGGGCGTATGAGCAGGCACGCGAGAGCATTGAACGCATGAAGCCTGACGTGCTGCTGGTGCATTCCCCGCATTGGATTACGCAGGTGGGCCACCACTTTCTGGGCGTGCCACGGCTTGCCGGGCGATCGGTCGACCCCATCTTCCCCAACATATTCCGCTATGACTTCGGCATGGACGTGGATGTTGAGCTGGCCGAGGCCTGCTGCGCAGAGGCCGCCAACCTTGGCCTGGTCAGCAAGATGATGCGCAATCCGAAGTTCCGGCCAGACTACGGAACGATCACCACGCTGCACATGATTCGGCCGCAATGGGACATTCCTGTGGTGGGCATCTCCGCCAACAACACGCCGTACTTCCTTAACACCAAGGAAGGCCAGGGCGAGATGGATCTCCTGGGCCGCGCCACGCGGGAAGCCATCCGCAAGACCGGACGCCGCGCCGTGCTGCTGGCCAGCAACACCTTGTCCCACTGGCATTTTCATGAAGAACCTGAGCTGCCCGAGGACATGACCAAGGAGCATCCCGAGCGTTACGACGGCTACAAGTGGGACGTGCGCATGATCAACCTGATGCGGCAAGGCCGCATGCAAGAAACCTTCCAGCTTCTGCCCCAGTTCATTGATGAAGCCTTCGCCGAAGTGAAGTCCGGCGCCTTCACCTGGATGCACGCCGCGATGGGCTATCCCGAACTTGCCGGCCGCTTGCATGGCTACGGCACCGTCATCGGCACCGGCAACGCGGTGATCGAATGGAACCTTCAGGAAGCGGGGCTTTCAAGCCTGAAGCCGGCAACCCAGCCAGCCTGA